One region of Endozoicomonas sp. Mp262 genomic DNA includes:
- the ccoS gene encoding cbb3-type cytochrome oxidase assembly protein CcoS, producing the protein MESLFILIPLALILVAIAIRVFFWAVDNGQFDDLEGPAHSILFDDDPAVEKTLPTGTKVKDD; encoded by the coding sequence ATGGAAAGCCTGTTTATCCTTATTCCCCTGGCCCTGATTTTAGTCGCCATTGCTATCAGGGTATTTTTCTGGGCAGTGGACAATGGTCAGTTTGATGACCTTGAAGGTCCGGCACACAGCATCCTGTTTGACGATGACCCTGCCGTTGAAAAAACGCTACCAACCGGGACAAAAGTCAAAGATGACTAA
- a CDS encoding adenine phosphoribosyltransferase, producing the protein MRIDENYLKSQIRAIQDWPKDGITFRDITSVFENPRVSRMVIDSFIHRYINQNISHIAALDARGFLLGSTLAYALHKPLILFRKKGKLPPDTLAQDYQLEYGTATLEVKTDSFSQGDRVLLIDDLIATGGTLLAADALIRQSGATTIEAAAIIDLPDLGGSTKLQEAGIPTFPLCSFSGE; encoded by the coding sequence ATGAGAATTGATGAAAATTATCTGAAATCACAAATCCGAGCTATTCAGGACTGGCCTAAAGATGGCATTACCTTCCGGGATATTACCTCTGTGTTTGAAAATCCCAGGGTGAGCCGGATGGTTATTGACAGCTTTATCCATCGTTATATCAACCAGAATATCAGTCATATCGCAGCCCTTGATGCCCGTGGCTTTCTGCTGGGTTCCACCCTGGCTTACGCACTGCATAAGCCCCTGATTCTTTTCAGGAAGAAAGGAAAGTTGCCACCAGACACCTTAGCCCAGGATTATCAATTGGAATACGGCACAGCCACGCTGGAAGTAAAGACGGATTCTTTTTCTCAGGGAGACAGAGTACTACTCATAGATGACCTTATTGCCACCGGAGGTACCCTTCTGGCTGCCGATGCACTCATCAGACAATCCGGAGCAACAACCATCGAAGCGGCAGCCATTATAGATCTTCCCGATCTTGGCGGTTCTACCAAACTGCAGGAAGCAGGCATCCCCACCTTCCCCCTCTGTTCGTTTAGCGGGGAGTAA
- a CDS encoding TraR/DksA family transcriptional regulator: protein MVNHEQLKALLLSRREELTDRLGKIKQGMTRKSSADWSEQAQERENDEVIDALGNEATIELNQINKALDRITEGEYGYCSVCGDEIADGRLMAMPYTDLCIRCAEARDQ from the coding sequence ATGGTAAATCATGAGCAGTTAAAAGCATTGCTTCTTTCCCGCAGGGAGGAGCTGACTGATCGTCTCGGTAAAATCAAACAGGGTATGACTCGTAAGTCGAGCGCTGACTGGTCTGAGCAGGCTCAAGAGCGTGAGAATGACGAAGTGATTGATGCCTTGGGTAATGAAGCCACCATTGAGCTGAATCAAATAAATAAAGCGCTGGACAGGATTACTGAAGGGGAATACGGCTACTGCTCTGTCTGTGGTGATGAAATCGCCGATGGGCGCTTGATGGCTATGCCATATACTGACCTGTGCATTCGCTGCGCTGAAGCCCGTGATCAATAA
- the hemN gene encoding oxygen-independent coproporphyrinogen III oxidase yields MRDAPIWDSELISHYNLSGPRYTSYPTAVQFTEDFDRQSYQSNAWRSAITAKPLSLYFHIPFCTHVCYYCACNKIVTKHKTRSTSYLKHLFREIELQSEFFDIRQPVEQMHFGGGTPTFLSNEQLSALVDKIDQHFGLMRGDSVDYSIELDPREVDWPKMSLLSDLGFNRISIGVQDLNPVVQKAVNRVQSEQQILSVLDAARTMTFKSIHMDLIYGLPHQSTESFSSTLDRIIEMAPDRLSLFNYAHLPHRFKPQRRINPQDLPSAETKLAILEQSIEKLLKRGYTYIGMDHFALPEDDLAIAQDAGTLHRNFQGYTTHSHCDLVGMGVSSISKIGSVYTQNQVDEKAYASCIEQDIIPHYRGLTMSQDDEIRQAIINQLICHFHLDMGKIEQQYQIHFQDYFSREMARVADMQKDGLLLVDDNAQSITIQPKGRLLIRNVCMIFDKYLKKTTDQPLYSKVI; encoded by the coding sequence ATGAGAGACGCCCCCATCTGGGACTCGGAACTGATATCACACTACAACCTGTCTGGTCCCCGCTATACCTCTTATCCTACAGCGGTTCAATTTACCGAAGATTTCGATCGCCAAAGTTATCAGTCCAACGCCTGGCGCAGTGCCATTACAGCAAAACCACTGTCCCTGTATTTTCATATCCCGTTTTGCACCCATGTATGCTATTACTGCGCATGCAACAAAATTGTGACCAAGCATAAAACCAGGTCCACAAGCTACCTGAAACACCTCTTCCGGGAAATAGAGTTACAGTCAGAATTCTTTGATATCCGTCAGCCCGTTGAGCAAATGCATTTTGGCGGAGGAACACCCACCTTTCTTAGTAATGAACAGCTATCGGCATTAGTGGACAAAATAGATCAGCATTTTGGACTGATGCGAGGTGACAGTGTTGACTATTCCATTGAGCTTGACCCACGGGAAGTGGACTGGCCAAAAATGTCACTGCTCAGCGATTTAGGCTTTAACCGGATCAGTATTGGTGTTCAGGATCTCAATCCCGTGGTTCAAAAAGCAGTGAACCGGGTTCAAAGTGAGCAGCAAATTCTCTCTGTACTGGACGCTGCCAGAACCATGACATTCAAGTCCATTCATATGGATTTAATTTATGGGCTACCTCATCAAAGCACTGAATCCTTTAGCTCAACCCTTGACCGCATCATCGAGATGGCGCCGGATCGCCTGTCACTATTTAACTACGCACACCTTCCCCACCGGTTTAAACCACAACGCCGGATTAACCCCCAGGATCTCCCTTCAGCAGAGACAAAGCTGGCAATACTGGAGCAATCCATTGAAAAACTGCTAAAACGAGGCTATACCTATATCGGCATGGATCATTTTGCCTTACCCGAGGATGACTTGGCCATTGCCCAGGATGCCGGGACACTGCACCGCAACTTTCAGGGCTATACCACCCACAGTCACTGCGATCTCGTCGGCATGGGCGTTTCCTCTATCAGCAAGATAGGCTCGGTCTACACACAAAACCAGGTTGATGAAAAAGCCTATGCCAGCTGTATTGAGCAGGACATCATTCCTCATTATCGAGGGCTGACAATGAGCCAGGATGATGAAATCAGGCAAGCCATCATCAACCAGCTTATCTGTCATTTTCACCTCGATATGGGAAAAATAGAGCAGCAATATCAAATCCATTTTCAGGATTACTTCTCCCGGGAAATGGCTCGGGTGGCAGACATGCAAAAAGACGGGCTACTCCTGGTAGACGACAACGCTCAATCGATCACAATACAACCAAAAGGCCGGTTACTTATTCGCAATGTTTGCATGATTTTTGATAAATACCTTAAAAAAACAACAGATCAACCTCTATACTCAAAGGTAATCTAA
- the fnr gene encoding fumarate/nitrate reduction transcriptional regulator Fnr, with protein sequence MTSKPNVRQPSHVACRDCSLSSLCLPLALSIKDIDQLDRIIKRGRPLKKGEHLFLEGDPFASVYAVRSGAIKTYTATNEGEEQITSFYLPSEILGLSGMDTDTYPVSAQAMETTMVCEIPFEQLESLSDDFPELRRHLMRLMSKKIREDQQMMMLLSKKNADERIATFLINLASRFRRRGFSSQSFRLSMSRNEMGNYLGLAVETVSRVFTRFQKNGLISAVGKEIEIRKPVELCTLAGGKSVDNTHVLTAAS encoded by the coding sequence ATGACGTCCAAGCCCAACGTCCGACAGCCCAGCCATGTGGCCTGCAGAGATTGCAGTCTAAGCTCTCTATGCCTGCCACTTGCCTTGAGTATAAAAGATATTGATCAACTGGATCGAATCATCAAACGGGGACGCCCTCTGAAAAAAGGAGAGCACCTGTTTCTTGAAGGCGACCCATTCGCTAGCGTCTATGCGGTACGCTCAGGCGCGATAAAGACCTACACAGCCACTAATGAGGGTGAAGAGCAGATCACCTCCTTCTACCTTCCCAGTGAAATCCTTGGCCTTAGCGGTATGGATACGGATACCTATCCTGTTTCCGCCCAAGCAATGGAAACCACTATGGTCTGCGAAATCCCCTTTGAACAGCTTGAAAGTCTTTCTGATGATTTTCCCGAGCTTCGCAGGCATCTGATGCGACTGATGAGTAAAAAAATCCGCGAAGACCAACAGATGATGATGCTGCTTTCAAAAAAGAATGCGGATGAGCGCATAGCAACATTCCTCATTAACCTTGCCAGCCGCTTCCGTCGCCGGGGTTTCTCATCACAGTCCTTCAGACTCTCCATGTCCAGGAACGAAATGGGTAATTACCTGGGTCTGGCTGTTGAAACCGTAAGCAGGGTTTTTACCCGCTTCCAGAAAAACGGTTTAATTTCTGCCGTAGGCAAGGAAATTGAAATACGTAAGCCTGTAGAGCTATGCACCCTAGCGGGAGGGAAGTCAGTAGACAATACCCATGTACTTACAGCAGCGAGCTAG
- a CDS encoding sulfite exporter TauE/SafE family protein: protein MTNITPYLSALMIGLLGSAHCIGMCGGITSALSLSIKDNGRHSSAIILLGYHLGRIGSYAMAGFIFGSLGWFLGDINESMQLALRWFAGGMLIAMGLYLSGLWKGLTAFEQAGGLLWQRIQPIATRLLPIQSFYGAYALGSLWGWLPCGMVYSTLSWSASHANPLSSALLMATFGLGTLPSVLLTGLFAKQLKAIIQAQLTRNLASIVIIALGIWTLPGPHQKTIMGILSGHI, encoded by the coding sequence ATGACTAACATAACCCCCTATCTATCCGCCCTTATGATTGGACTGCTTGGTAGTGCTCACTGTATCGGTATGTGTGGCGGTATTACCTCGGCATTAAGCCTATCCATCAAAGATAACGGCAGACATTCATCAGCAATAATTCTGCTGGGTTATCACCTGGGCAGGATTGGAAGCTATGCCATGGCCGGATTTATTTTCGGAAGCCTTGGCTGGTTTCTTGGAGATATCAATGAATCAATGCAACTTGCCCTACGCTGGTTTGCCGGAGGGATGCTGATAGCCATGGGGCTATATTTGTCAGGCCTCTGGAAGGGCCTTACCGCCTTTGAACAGGCTGGCGGTCTGCTGTGGCAACGAATCCAGCCCATTGCCACCCGACTGCTACCCATTCAAAGTTTTTATGGTGCTTATGCCCTTGGTTCACTCTGGGGATGGCTGCCCTGCGGTATGGTTTACAGCACCCTGAGCTGGTCAGCAAGCCATGCCAACCCACTAAGCTCTGCGCTGTTAATGGCTACGTTTGGATTAGGCACCTTACCTTCCGTTCTATTAACCGGCTTATTCGCCAAACAGCTTAAAGCGATCATCCAGGCACAACTAACCAGAAACCTGGCATCAATAGTGATCATTGCATTAGGTATATGGACGCTGCCCGGGCCTCATCAAAAGACGATCATGGGCATCCTTTCCGGTCATATCTAG
- the ttcA gene encoding tRNA 2-thiocytidine(32) synthetase TtcA → MQTPLSQKMKADKVNFNKLQKRLRRQVGQAIADYRMIEEGDRIMCCLSGGKDSYTMLEILLNLKHNAPVNFDVIAVNLDQKQPGFPEHVLPDYLASIGVEYRIIEEDTYSIVKEKVPEGKTTCALCSRLRRGILYRTATELKATKIALGHHRDDLLETLFLNMFYGGKMKAMPPKLVSDDGKHMVIRPLAYCREKDIIQFAEHKAFPIIPCNLCGSQENLQRKAVKAMLNEWDKRFPGRIESMFRALRNVAPSHLADAELFDFKNLKSDGSPNENGDTAFDPVDLPIAYRDEEYQEEKSPSNTAEMVNIVNI, encoded by the coding sequence ATGCAGACCCCTCTTTCCCAAAAAATGAAAGCTGATAAAGTCAACTTCAATAAACTCCAAAAACGCCTGCGCCGCCAGGTTGGACAGGCTATTGCCGACTATCGGATGATCGAGGAGGGAGACCGTATTATGTGCTGTCTCTCAGGCGGCAAAGACAGCTACACCATGCTGGAAATTCTGCTCAATCTCAAGCATAACGCTCCCGTAAATTTTGACGTTATCGCTGTCAACCTCGATCAAAAACAACCCGGTTTTCCAGAGCACGTACTGCCGGACTACCTCGCAAGCATCGGTGTGGAGTACCGAATCATTGAGGAAGACACCTACAGTATTGTCAAAGAAAAAGTACCGGAAGGAAAAACCACCTGCGCCCTGTGCTCCAGACTAAGGCGAGGCATTCTTTACCGGACGGCAACCGAGCTTAAGGCGACCAAAATAGCCTTAGGCCATCACCGGGATGATTTGCTGGAAACCTTATTTCTGAACATGTTTTATGGCGGCAAAATGAAAGCCATGCCACCCAAGCTGGTCAGTGATGACGGCAAACATATGGTGATCAGGCCGCTGGCCTATTGCCGGGAAAAGGATATTATCCAGTTTGCCGAACATAAAGCCTTTCCCATTATTCCCTGCAACCTGTGCGGTTCCCAGGAAAATCTTCAGCGTAAGGCCGTTAAGGCCATGCTGAATGAATGGGACAAGCGATTCCCGGGAAGGATTGAAAGCATGTTCAGGGCCCTTCGTAATGTGGCCCCTTCACACCTTGCTGATGCCGAACTGTTTGACTTTAAAAACCTCAAGAGTGATGGCTCTCCCAACGAAAACGGCGATACTGCATTTGATCCGGTAGATCTGCCCATCGCCTATCGGGATGAAGAGTATCAGGAAGAAAAAAGTCCGTCGAATACTGCGGAAATGGTTAATATCGTCAATATTTAG